In the genome of Candidatus Bathyarchaeota archaeon, the window GATTCTTCCTTCTTTTAGTTTTTCGAGCGACCATTTGATCATATCAGTATATATTGTCTCTCTTTTCGGGAAGATATATGTGGGTTGGCCATAGGTAGCTTCAATTATTAATATATCGCATTCAACCTCATCCGCTTTCTTAGTTATCAAAGTGTTAACGCAATTTATATCGCCAGTATATAATACGCTAGAATCAGGTGATTGCACTCTGTATTGAACAGAGCCTAGCATATGCCCAGCATTAATAGGTGTAATTTCAATATTGTCGAAGTTGAGTGTCTGATTTAGTTCAACAGGTTTAAAATTATGAACCTCTCTGTTTCTAATATTTTCAAAAATTCTTCTACTATCTTCTGTTGAATATTTAATCGAAGGTGATGTATAACCGGCTGAATGGTCTGCATGAGAATGAGTTATGAAAATTGTATCATCTTTATTGATAGTAGATTTAGAGACTGGATCAAACAAAAATCGATTCTCGCGATTCCTTATTACAATTCCATGATTCCAGCCAACTTCAAGCCCGTTTCTCACCGTAGGAGTTTCTCCAACATAT includes:
- a CDS encoding MBL fold metallo-hydrolase — protein: MRNGLEVGWNHGIVIRNRENRFLFDPVSKSTINKDDTIFITHSHADHSAGYTSPSIKYSTEDSRRIFENIRNREVHNFKPVELNQTLNFDNIEITPINAGHMLGSVQYRVQSPDSSVLYTGDINCVNTLITKKADEVECDILIIEATYGQPTYIFPKRETIYTDMIKWSLEKLKEGRIPVFRVYGSGKAQELIKIFNTYTNLTVLTHPRISRVCEAYSERGVNLKNMDISEVESDDVINDHSCIYVTLPSKNSKNFDNQAEAVATGWVIKEYFNSMIGFPLSAHADFKQLIQFVNRTRARTVYVYTGFKTGFTNYLNKKLGISAKPIPALPLKRLEDFLS